ATAACGGGTTCACTGCATCATCGTACGGGCTTTTTCCTCACGTTCTTTTCGGCGGGAACGTGTACCATATATGAATACACTAACCAGTGAGACAAGAGAGGCTCCTCCTATGGTTGCCCCGGCTTCATCATGTCCTTGTAGAATACAATAGGCGCCAGCAATTAATCCTGTAACACCAAGAAAAAAAGCAAATACAGTACCGAACATACTATTGCGGGAGTTTTGTTTCATCGCCATTATTTCTATCTTTTGTCGGTGTCCTGTTTGGCTTTCGACCATCGAAAGAATACGCTCCGCCGCGCCGGGAAGGACTGCATTGTAGTGTTCGAATGCTCCTGGCGGAGGAAGGGGGCCCGAAAAACTCAGGGATTGCAGGAATAGTTTATTTTGTGCCTGTAAGGCGTGCTTGGGTTTCGCCATCCTGGGATTCCTTTATCTGGCAGAATACA
This sequence is a window from Candidatus Latescibacter sp.. Protein-coding genes within it:
- a CDS encoding DUF2335 domain-containing protein encodes the protein MAKPKHALQAQNKLFLQSLSFSGPLPPPGAFEHYNAVLPGAAERILSMVESQTGHRQKIEIMAMKQNSRNSMFGTVFAFFLGVTGLIAGAYCILQGHDEAGATIGGASLVSLVSVFIYGTRSRRKEREEKARTMMQ